The following proteins are co-located in the Sandaracinaceae bacterium genome:
- a CDS encoding YdcF family protein: MPAMCVGEARLVSLATNLARRAARACFFAVILAESVYVVAWARLSELPLARHALARTLTAMFVLSALTTWLIGRGLEPPPAGPYDAIVVAGCRVLPSGQPSRALARRAALATDLHGQGLAPRVLFTGGVGQHGESEASVAAAYAVAHGLPAGAVLLEERSTSTRENAEQAARILGRDARVLVVTDAYHVFRARRVFARSFARVEAAGVPLAEEALARAVPRELFAVLIYGLRGDL, from the coding sequence ATGCCCGCGATGTGCGTGGGCGAGGCTCGTCTGGTGTCCCTCGCCACCAACCTCGCCCGCCGCGCTGCCCGCGCCTGCTTCTTTGCGGTCATCCTCGCCGAGAGCGTCTACGTGGTCGCCTGGGCGCGTCTCTCGGAGCTTCCGTTGGCCCGACACGCGCTCGCGCGTACTCTCACAGCCATGTTCGTCCTGAGCGCCCTCACGACCTGGCTGATCGGCCGCGGTCTCGAGCCGCCGCCCGCAGGGCCCTATGACGCCATCGTCGTGGCCGGCTGTCGCGTGCTCCCCAGCGGCCAACCCAGCCGCGCGCTCGCTCGACGAGCGGCGCTGGCGACGGACCTCCACGGGCAAGGGCTGGCCCCGCGCGTGCTGTTCACCGGCGGCGTGGGGCAGCACGGCGAGAGCGAGGCGTCGGTGGCGGCGGCGTACGCGGTCGCCCACGGATTGCCGGCGGGGGCGGTCCTCCTCGAAGAGCGCTCCACGTCCACTCGGGAGAACGCGGAGCAGGCTGCACGTATCCTGGGGCGTGATGCGCGCGTGCTGGTCGTGACCGACGCCTACCATGTCTTCCGCGCACGGCGCGTGTTCGCCCGGAGCTTCGCGCGGGTCGAGGCCGCCGGCGTGCCGCTCGCCGAGGAAGCGCTGGCCAGGGCCGTCCCCCGCGAACTGTTCGCGGTGCTCATCTATGGGCTCCGCGGCGACCTCTGA
- a CDS encoding acyl-CoA dehydrogenase family protein gives MATYLFETEEHKTLRAQARKFAAAEVLPHAHAWEEAGIFPRELYGTMASAGLLGVGYPEELGGQGGDLGHVLVAAEELVLAGKSVGTCVGLGSHGIALPPIVKFGTAAQKERYVRPVLRGEKVSALGITEAGGGSDVAAVRTRAVLDGDHYVVNGSKTFITSGTRADFVTTAVRTGGEGHGGISLLIIDADTEGFSVARKLDKMGWWASDTAELAFEDCRVPKENLIGAENAGFLMIMMNFVSERLLLAGQCVAIAELALRETLAYTRERQAFGKTLNGFQVTRHKLAEMETRLAAARALTHEAVQRFLAGDGDPALAAMAKNTATDMCTYVCDQAVQLHGGYGYMREYPVERLYRDARLYPLGGGTREIMNEIIAKTRRY, from the coding sequence ATGGCCACGTACCTGTTCGAGACCGAAGAGCACAAGACGCTGCGCGCCCAGGCGCGTAAGTTCGCCGCAGCCGAGGTGCTGCCCCACGCGCACGCGTGGGAGGAGGCTGGCATCTTCCCGCGCGAGCTCTACGGCACCATGGCGTCGGCCGGTCTCTTGGGCGTCGGATATCCCGAAGAGCTGGGCGGGCAGGGCGGTGATCTCGGGCATGTGCTCGTCGCCGCCGAAGAGCTGGTGCTCGCCGGCAAGTCCGTTGGCACCTGCGTCGGGCTCGGCAGCCACGGCATCGCGCTGCCGCCCATCGTGAAGTTCGGCACCGCGGCGCAGAAGGAGCGCTACGTGCGTCCCGTGCTGCGCGGCGAGAAGGTGTCCGCGCTCGGTATCACCGAGGCCGGGGGCGGGAGCGACGTGGCGGCCGTTCGCACGCGGGCCGTGCTGGATGGCGACCACTACGTGGTGAACGGCAGCAAGACGTTCATCACCAGCGGAACCCGCGCGGACTTTGTCACCACGGCGGTGCGTACGGGGGGGGAGGGCCACGGCGGCATCTCGCTGCTCATCATCGACGCGGACACCGAGGGCTTCAGCGTGGCGCGTAAGCTCGACAAGATGGGCTGGTGGGCCAGCGATACGGCCGAGCTCGCCTTCGAGGACTGTCGCGTGCCCAAGGAGAACCTGATCGGCGCGGAGAACGCCGGCTTTCTCATGATCATGATGAACTTCGTGAGCGAGCGGCTGCTGCTGGCGGGTCAGTGTGTCGCCATCGCCGAGCTCGCGCTGCGCGAGACCCTCGCGTACACGCGGGAGCGGCAGGCGTTCGGCAAGACGCTGAACGGCTTCCAGGTCACGCGTCACAAGCTCGCCGAGATGGAGACGCGCCTCGCTGCGGCGCGCGCGCTCACCCACGAAGCCGTGCAGCGCTTCTTGGCTGGGGACGGGGACCCCGCGCTCGCGGCCATGGCCAAGAACACGGCGACGGACATGTGCACCTACGTGTGCGACCAGGCCGTGCAGCTGCATGGGGGCTATGGCTACATGCGCGAGTATCCGGTCGAGCGTCTCTATAGGGACGCGCGCCTCTATCCGCTGGGGGGCGGGACGCGCGAGATCATGAACGAGATCATCGCCAAGACGCGGCGCTACTGA
- a CDS encoding DUF4230 domain-containing protein yields MPSPDAVADPRDTHPARARNRRSPSWLRFVLVGCSLTVAGSAALCTHRVLRVTEPTPEPPTTVEVLRPTASVVTSLRDLARLESAEAHVERVVDLRDRQSVMFGLVDADDAILLIAAADVVAGVDLGRLTPESVEADPTMGRVRIRLPPAEVFSARLDNQRTYVHTRETDVLATRSQTLETRARQEAERTLQRAAVESGVLRRAEQNAARTIESLVRSLGYTDVQVEFAR; encoded by the coding sequence GTGCCCTCGCCGGACGCTGTCGCAGACCCACGCGACACCCACCCGGCGCGCGCCCGGAACCGCCGCTCACCGTCGTGGCTGCGCTTCGTGCTCGTAGGCTGCTCGCTGACGGTGGCCGGGAGCGCCGCGCTGTGCACCCACCGTGTGCTGCGGGTCACCGAGCCCACCCCCGAGCCGCCGACCACGGTCGAGGTCCTGCGCCCGACGGCCAGCGTCGTCACTTCGCTGCGCGACCTCGCGCGCCTCGAGTCGGCCGAGGCGCACGTCGAGCGCGTGGTCGACCTCCGCGACCGGCAGTCCGTCATGTTCGGGCTGGTCGACGCGGACGACGCCATCCTGCTGATCGCGGCGGCGGACGTCGTGGCCGGTGTCGATCTGGGGCGGCTCACGCCCGAGTCGGTCGAGGCCGACCCCACGATGGGTCGCGTCCGTATCCGGCTACCCCCCGCCGAGGTCTTCTCCGCGCGATTGGACAACCAGCGCACGTACGTCCACACCCGCGAGACGGATGTGCTGGCCACGCGCTCCCAGACGCTCGAGACGCGGGCGCGGCAGGAGGCGGAACGCACGCTCCAGCGCGCCGCCGTGGAGAGCGGGGTGCTACGCCGAGCGGAGCAGAACGCTGCGCGCACCATCGAGTCCCTTGTCCGGAGCTTGGGATACACGGACGTGCAAGTGGAGTTCGCCCGCTGA
- a CDS encoding site-2 protease family protein, giving the protein MSNSTPSVPSPSSRGHGSNARGRWTYRLGRWLGIDVYVHATFLGLLAFFGLSTGLGQGLAAGVSEVLWTVALFGSVVLHEYGHALAARYFGIGTRDITLYPIGGVARLEGMPRSPAAELIVAGAGPAVNFALAFAFALFHTLRPEAALGAFTASGELAWPLKFAAMNLILGAFNLVPAFPMDGGRILRALLATSGNRVRATVWAARVGRLIAAGFVVAGLFGNPMLMLLGAFVWFGAGAEAGSTVREEQLQGASVQQAMSRQFLSLSPWTTLGDLAQQDFDLHLLEDGVFPVSSGGAVVGLVTTHALRDGLHALGPRAYVADVMTREVLCVRPTDELLTALRAIQARALGAAPVVMAGRVVGMLTPRGVQAFMATPSLRTA; this is encoded by the coding sequence ATGTCCAACTCCACCCCTTCGGTCCCCAGTCCGTCCTCGCGCGGCCACGGCTCGAACGCACGTGGGCGCTGGACGTACCGCCTCGGCCGCTGGCTCGGCATCGACGTGTATGTGCACGCGACCTTCTTGGGTTTGCTCGCATTCTTCGGGCTGAGCACGGGGCTCGGCCAGGGGCTCGCCGCCGGCGTCAGCGAAGTGCTGTGGACGGTCGCGCTCTTCGGCAGCGTCGTCCTGCACGAGTACGGCCACGCGCTGGCCGCGCGCTACTTCGGCATCGGCACGCGCGACATCACGCTCTACCCCATCGGCGGCGTCGCGCGCCTCGAGGGGATGCCGCGCTCGCCGGCCGCAGAGCTGATCGTCGCAGGCGCCGGCCCGGCCGTGAACTTCGCCCTCGCCTTTGCGTTCGCGCTGTTCCACACCCTGCGCCCAGAGGCCGCGCTGGGCGCCTTCACCGCGAGCGGTGAGCTGGCGTGGCCGCTGAAGTTCGCCGCGATGAACCTCATTCTGGGCGCGTTCAACTTGGTGCCTGCCTTCCCCATGGACGGCGGACGCATCCTCCGCGCGCTGCTCGCCACATCGGGAAATCGCGTCCGCGCCACGGTCTGGGCCGCGCGCGTCGGGCGCCTCATCGCGGCAGGCTTCGTCGTGGCGGGCCTGTTCGGCAACCCGATGCTCATGCTGTTGGGAGCCTTCGTGTGGTTCGGAGCGGGCGCCGAGGCGGGCTCCACCGTGCGCGAGGAGCAGCTGCAGGGCGCCTCCGTACAGCAAGCGATGTCGCGGCAGTTCCTCTCGCTCTCCCCCTGGACCACGCTGGGTGACCTCGCGCAGCAAGACTTCGACCTGCACCTCCTCGAGGACGGTGTGTTCCCGGTCTCGAGCGGCGGCGCGGTGGTGGGGCTCGTCACGACCCACGCCCTGCGCGACGGGCTCCACGCGCTGGGCCCCCGCGCCTACGTAGCGGACGTCATGACCCGCGAGGTGCTGTGCGTGCGCCCGACCGACGAGCTGCTCACGGCGTTGCGCGCCATCCAGGCCCGGGCGCTCGGCGCTGCGCCCGTCGTGATGGCCGGGCGCGTCGTGGGCATGCTCACCCCGCGCGGCGTGCAGGCGTTCATGGCGACGCCCTCGCTGCGCACCGCGTGA
- a CDS encoding protein kinase: MATSTPPPKTPAATIREARPSIPDTNTFGRVAVPRQPEELDGLISTVTSPPASRLVYRRHLASGGMGEVAEVRDTGLERLVARKTIHKGMVDSRSLLSFVREARVTGQLEHPHIVPVHEIGLGEDGRLFFTMKRVDGANLRAMIRTLPEKRLSHHTLIDLVDIVIKVCQALAFAHSRGVIHLDVKASNVMVGDFGEVYLMDWGVARILNERTHGAPPADAPRVSSTEPLVEYGPAIVGTPSYMAPEQALGEDPRIDGRADVFAVGSMLYEILTRRPPYQADTVLATLVMAASARHPPLESLLGPTDVPPELARIVKRAMHPDLTERYRSVEELREDLVRFSRGGGEFPTRVYPADSVITEEGAPGDEAFFIVSGTCEVHIQGRRIREMGPGDAFGEMAILSPGPRTATVRAVTEVTVEVVNGAALAQELSTMKPWMSMFVRTLADRFRERDARALPPSSWPPGDA, translated from the coding sequence ATGGCCACGTCCACGCCACCGCCCAAGACCCCCGCGGCCACCATCCGCGAGGCGCGCCCCAGCATCCCCGACACCAACACGTTCGGACGTGTGGCCGTGCCGCGCCAGCCCGAGGAGCTGGACGGCCTGATCTCGACCGTGACGAGCCCCCCGGCCTCGCGCCTCGTGTATCGGCGACATCTGGCGTCGGGTGGCATGGGCGAGGTGGCGGAGGTGCGCGACACGGGTCTCGAGCGCCTGGTCGCGCGCAAGACCATCCACAAGGGGATGGTAGACTCGCGTTCTCTGCTCTCGTTCGTGCGGGAAGCGCGCGTGACCGGACAGCTCGAGCACCCGCACATCGTGCCGGTGCACGAGATCGGCCTCGGCGAGGACGGCCGCCTGTTCTTCACGATGAAGCGCGTGGACGGCGCGAACCTGCGCGCCATGATCCGGACGCTGCCCGAGAAGCGCCTGTCGCACCACACGCTGATCGACCTGGTGGACATCGTCATCAAGGTCTGCCAAGCGCTGGCCTTCGCGCACAGCCGCGGCGTGATTCACCTAGACGTCAAAGCCTCCAACGTGATGGTCGGAGACTTCGGTGAGGTCTACCTGATGGACTGGGGCGTGGCCCGCATCCTCAACGAGCGGACCCATGGCGCCCCGCCGGCGGACGCGCCGCGGGTCAGCTCCACCGAACCGCTGGTGGAGTACGGCCCCGCCATCGTGGGCACGCCCAGCTACATGGCGCCCGAGCAGGCCCTCGGCGAAGACCCGCGCATCGACGGGCGCGCCGACGTGTTCGCGGTCGGCTCGATGCTCTACGAGATCCTGACGCGCCGCCCGCCCTACCAGGCGGACACCGTCCTGGCGACGTTGGTCATGGCCGCGTCCGCGCGCCACCCTCCGCTCGAGTCGCTGCTCGGCCCCACCGACGTGCCGCCGGAGCTCGCGCGCATCGTGAAGCGAGCGATGCACCCCGACCTGACCGAGCGCTACCGCAGCGTCGAGGAGCTGCGCGAGGACTTGGTGCGCTTTTCACGCGGCGGCGGCGAGTTCCCGACGCGGGTGTATCCGGCAGACAGCGTCATCACGGAGGAGGGGGCTCCAGGCGACGAGGCGTTCTTCATCGTGTCAGGCACCTGCGAGGTGCACATCCAGGGGCGCCGTATCCGCGAGATGGGCCCTGGCGACGCTTTCGGCGAGATGGCCATCCTCAGCCCGGGTCCGCGCACGGCCACGGTGCGCGCCGTCACGGAGGTGACGGTGGAGGTCGTGAACGGCGCGGCGTTGGCTCAGGAGCTGAGCACCATGAAGCCATGGATGAGCATGTTCGTGCGCACCTTGGCGGACCGCTTCCGCGAACGCGATGCGCGCGCGCTGCCTCCCAGCAGCTGGCCGCCTGGCGACGCGTAG
- a CDS encoding AMP-binding protein, whose protein sequence is MPKPSHESAAPGTSPMSLSDRFGMGAQNALELLRVGRFADPEHAPFRVVHSDRVYKLRRYGDDQHQPRLAAPIVLVPPLMVTSEVYDIAPDISAVHALLRGGLDVWLVDFGAPEREEGGMDRTLDDHIGAVDDAIERVVATTGQSVHLAGYSQGGMFCYQTAALRRSEGIKSLITFGSPVDLYRNVPGLNDTVAGPLIQAAAAAVREPLDRIAGLPGFLTSTGFKLLSVRKELSQAVDFVQKLHDRAALEKRESRRRFLGGEGFVAWPGPALRDVIEQFIVHNRMTSGGFIVDGRTVSLADITVPILAFIGTRDAIAQPPAVRAIRRAAPDAEVHEVSVKAGHFGIVVGSRALSQTWTTVVDWMFWQEGKGGRPQRLALREERLEGDDAAFEDMQFDFELFYEALARRVGQAVSRAGDSAENVTRWVNTLRYQVPRIQTLRAIEADSLVSLGRTLAEQRREVPDATFFLWEGRAFSYVDADRRVDNVVRGLIACGVRPGERVAVLMAGRPSYLSAVTALSRLGAVAVLLSPDERRVSVARALARVEVQYIVCDPENVARAKEALPGARRSRRVLVLGGGGEQRALDPDITDMEAIDPVAVAVPEWYRPNPGRASDLAMIIFTAGAGEEPRAARITNRRWAFSAYGAAAAASLTPKDTVYSCLPLHHAAGMLVTVGGALVGGARLALGSPFSADSFWPEVRRYGASVVFYAGEMVSALLDAPPSASDNNIPVRLFAGSGMRSHHWRRLRDRFGDVHVLEFYASTEGNCVLANTLGRKVGSVGRPLPGSAEIALVRYDFDADEPLEDERGFLVPAGVGQLGALLSRVDGDQPMSAFDGYVEKGESERRLRKGVFEQGDTWFVTRDIMRRDADGDYWFVDRAVDVLHSAAGDVASRAIEDALYELDTIRRVVVISSREGKYDEALALIVPRDPARFDLAALSAFVARLPELERPQRVRVVDRIALTDGYRPLKSPLRRAAAEGDGPTLTWDSAQQRYV, encoded by the coding sequence ATGCCGAAGCCCAGCCATGAGTCCGCCGCCCCAGGCACGTCCCCCATGTCGCTCAGCGACCGCTTCGGCATGGGCGCCCAGAACGCCCTCGAGCTGCTGCGGGTGGGGCGCTTTGCCGACCCCGAGCACGCGCCCTTCCGAGTGGTCCACAGCGACCGTGTGTACAAGCTGCGCCGCTACGGCGACGACCAACACCAGCCGCGCCTGGCCGCCCCGATCGTGCTGGTGCCGCCGCTCATGGTGACCAGCGAGGTCTACGACATCGCGCCCGACATCAGCGCCGTCCACGCGCTGCTGCGCGGCGGGCTCGACGTTTGGCTGGTCGACTTCGGGGCACCGGAGCGCGAGGAGGGCGGCATGGACCGCACGCTCGACGACCACATCGGGGCCGTCGACGACGCCATCGAGCGTGTGGTCGCGACGACGGGGCAGTCGGTGCATCTGGCGGGATACTCCCAGGGGGGCATGTTCTGCTATCAGACGGCGGCGCTGCGTCGCAGCGAGGGGATCAAGTCGCTCATCACGTTCGGTAGCCCCGTCGACCTCTACCGCAACGTCCCGGGCCTGAACGACACCGTGGCTGGTCCGCTCATCCAGGCCGCCGCGGCGGCCGTGCGGGAGCCCCTCGACCGTATCGCCGGCCTCCCCGGGTTCCTCACGAGCACGGGGTTCAAGCTGCTCAGCGTGCGCAAAGAGCTCTCGCAGGCGGTCGACTTCGTCCAGAAGCTGCACGACCGCGCCGCCCTCGAGAAGCGCGAGAGCCGGCGGCGGTTCCTGGGGGGGGAGGGGTTCGTGGCGTGGCCAGGCCCGGCGCTGCGGGACGTCATCGAGCAGTTCATCGTCCACAACCGCATGACCTCGGGCGGCTTCATCGTCGATGGCCGGACGGTGTCGCTCGCGGACATCACCGTTCCCATCTTGGCTTTCATCGGGACGCGTGACGCCATCGCGCAGCCCCCGGCCGTACGCGCCATCCGCCGAGCCGCGCCGGACGCCGAGGTGCACGAGGTCAGCGTGAAGGCAGGGCACTTCGGCATCGTGGTGGGCTCTCGCGCCCTCAGTCAGACGTGGACCACCGTCGTCGACTGGATGTTCTGGCAAGAGGGCAAGGGCGGACGGCCGCAGCGCCTCGCGCTGCGCGAGGAGCGCCTCGAGGGGGACGACGCCGCGTTCGAGGACATGCAATTCGACTTCGAGCTATTCTACGAGGCGCTGGCGCGACGCGTCGGCCAAGCGGTATCTCGCGCGGGCGACTCTGCCGAGAACGTCACCCGCTGGGTCAACACGCTGCGCTATCAGGTCCCGCGCATCCAGACGCTGCGGGCCATCGAAGCGGACTCCCTGGTGAGCCTCGGCCGGACGCTCGCGGAGCAGCGGCGTGAGGTGCCCGACGCTACGTTCTTCTTGTGGGAGGGACGCGCGTTCTCCTACGTCGACGCCGACCGTCGCGTGGACAACGTGGTGCGCGGACTGATCGCCTGCGGCGTGCGGCCTGGGGAGCGCGTCGCGGTCCTCATGGCGGGGCGACCCAGCTACTTGTCCGCGGTGACTGCGCTGTCACGCCTGGGCGCGGTGGCCGTGCTCCTTTCCCCCGACGAACGCCGCGTCAGCGTGGCCCGCGCCCTCGCGCGCGTCGAGGTGCAGTACATCGTGTGCGACCCCGAGAACGTCGCGCGCGCCAAGGAGGCGCTGCCCGGTGCACGCCGCTCGAGGCGCGTGCTGGTGCTCGGCGGCGGCGGAGAGCAGCGCGCGCTCGATCCCGACATCACCGACATGGAGGCCATCGACCCCGTCGCGGTGGCGGTGCCCGAGTGGTATCGCCCCAACCCGGGCCGCGCCTCGGACCTGGCGATGATCATCTTCACGGCGGGTGCCGGGGAGGAGCCCCGGGCCGCCCGCATCACGAACCGCCGCTGGGCGTTCTCGGCCTATGGCGCAGCTGCGGCCGCGTCACTCACGCCCAAGGACACCGTGTACTCGTGTCTTCCGCTCCACCACGCGGCGGGCATGCTCGTCACCGTCGGCGGCGCGCTGGTGGGAGGCGCGCGCCTCGCGCTGGGGTCTCCCTTCTCCGCCGACAGCTTCTGGCCCGAGGTGCGTCGGTACGGCGCGAGCGTGGTGTTCTACGCGGGCGAGATGGTGAGCGCGCTGCTCGACGCCCCGCCATCGGCGTCGGACAACAACATCCCAGTGCGGCTGTTCGCAGGCAGCGGCATGCGCTCCCACCACTGGCGCCGCCTGCGCGACCGCTTCGGCGACGTGCATGTGCTCGAGTTCTATGCCTCCACGGAAGGCAACTGCGTGCTCGCGAACACCCTCGGTCGCAAGGTGGGATCCGTCGGTCGCCCCTTGCCCGGCAGCGCCGAGATCGCGCTGGTGCGCTACGACTTCGACGCAGACGAGCCCCTCGAGGACGAGCGGGGGTTCCTCGTTCCAGCCGGTGTCGGGCAGCTGGGGGCGTTGCTCTCGCGCGTCGATGGGGACCAGCCCATGAGCGCGTTCGACGGCTACGTCGAGAAGGGAGAGAGCGAGCGGCGCCTGCGCAAGGGCGTCTTCGAGCAGGGTGACACCTGGTTCGTGACGCGCGACATCATGCGGCGCGACGCGGACGGCGACTATTGGTTCGTCGACCGCGCTGTCGACGTGCTGCACAGCGCGGCAGGCGACGTCGCGTCGCGGGCCATCGAGGATGCGCTCTACGAGCTCGACACGATCCGTCGCGTCGTGGTGATCTCGAGCCGGGAGGGCAAGTACGACGAGGCGCTGGCGCTGATCGTGCCCCGCGACCCGGCACGCTTCGATCTCGCGGCGCTCAGCGCGTTCGTCGCGCGTCTCCCAGAGCTGGAGCGGCCTCAGCGCGTGCGCGTGGTGGACCGCATCGCCCTCACGGACGGCTATCGCCCTTTGAAGTCGCCGCTGCGGCGCGCGGCCGCCGAAGGAGATGGCCCCACGTTGACCTGGGACTCCGCGCAGCAGCGATACGTCTGA
- a CDS encoding ACT domain-containing protein, giving the protein MQSLVITIVGPDRPGLVETLARTIANHGGSWVESSLSHLAGQFAGVVRATVEDESSAALESALTGLTTDSLRVVVQRGSAPADDTPRKTVELDLVGGDRPGIVQAVSRALAELGVNVESLETACEGAPMSGGQLFKAAATLHLPGDLPLRNVRAAIEAVAADLMVDIVLKGD; this is encoded by the coding sequence ATGCAGTCCCTGGTGATCACTATCGTCGGACCGGATCGACCCGGTCTCGTTGAGACCCTCGCCCGCACCATCGCGAACCACGGCGGAAGCTGGGTGGAGAGCAGTCTCTCCCACTTGGCGGGGCAGTTCGCGGGTGTGGTACGCGCCACCGTGGAGGACGAGTCCAGCGCCGCGCTCGAGAGCGCGCTCACGGGCCTCACGACCGACTCCCTGCGCGTCGTGGTCCAGCGCGGCAGCGCCCCCGCCGATGACACCCCGCGCAAGACGGTCGAGCTCGATCTCGTCGGTGGTGACCGCCCGGGCATCGTGCAGGCGGTCTCGCGGGCGTTGGCAGAGCTCGGTGTCAACGTGGAGTCGCTCGAGACGGCGTGCGAGGGCGCGCCCATGTCGGGCGGGCAGTTGTTCAAGGCCGCCGCGACCCTCCACCTGCCCGGCGATCTCCCGTTGCGAAACGTGCGCGCGGCCATCGAGGCAGTCGCTGCCGACCTGATGGTCGACATCGTCCTCAAAGGCGACTGA
- a CDS encoding lytic transglycosylase domain-containing protein, which produces MSTARLTLATLAALCLPALVAPGDARADIYECRRADGTTHYTNSPGGERNCRVVVRGSDRPRATAPDRPAMDGAAAFQRPANANERSSDPARYTRYDAHIREASQLYQLPEAFVRAVVRVESDFNPNVVSNAGAMGLMQLMPSTARSMGVRDPFDPRQNILGGTRYLRVLANSFNGDLVLTVAAYNAGGGAVTRYRGVPPYAETRRYVQRVLRHYYAYRSGRVEARR; this is translated from the coding sequence ATGTCCACCGCTCGTCTGACGTTGGCGACCTTGGCGGCGCTGTGCCTGCCGGCTCTCGTGGCCCCGGGCGACGCGCGCGCGGACATCTACGAGTGTCGACGGGCGGATGGTACGACCCACTACACCAACTCGCCTGGGGGCGAGCGCAACTGCCGCGTGGTGGTGCGGGGAAGTGATCGCCCACGCGCGACGGCGCCCGACCGACCCGCGATGGACGGCGCTGCCGCGTTCCAGCGCCCCGCGAACGCCAACGAACGCTCCAGCGATCCTGCCCGCTACACGCGCTACGACGCGCACATCCGAGAAGCCAGTCAGCTGTACCAGCTGCCCGAGGCGTTCGTGCGCGCGGTCGTTCGTGTGGAGTCGGACTTCAACCCCAACGTGGTCTCGAACGCGGGGGCGATGGGCCTGATGCAGCTCATGCCGAGTACGGCGCGCAGCATGGGGGTGCGGGACCCGTTCGACCCCAGACAGAACATCCTGGGTGGCACCCGCTACCTGCGCGTGCTGGCGAACTCGTTCAACGGGGACCTGGTGCTGACCGTCGCTGCGTACAACGCAGGGGGCGGCGCCGTGACGCGCTACCGCGGGGTGCCCCCCTATGCCGAGACGCGCCGCTACGTGCAGCGTGTGCTCCGCCACTACTACGCGTACCGTTCGGGTCGCGTCGAAGCGCGGCGCTGA
- a CDS encoding 4'-phosphopantetheinyl transferase superfamily protein, with translation MLPSDPTFVPRGLATRLFGDGVAVCELDPRTVDPDRGLLAEERTAIARAIESRRLQYTAGRVCARDAMRALGEPLGPVLAGEDRAPTFPDGLVGTITHTQWWGAAALARAETHAALGIDVEPDTPLKAQLFSSVLTPDEQRELELHPEPLRGLFGKLIFSAKECAYKCQYTVSRTFYGFHGMRIELPPGLSELPEDGTFRAIFLRDAGEFRTGDAIEGRFVRAAGYVMTGAELLRDSRGR, from the coding sequence GTGCTCCCGTCCGACCCCACCTTCGTGCCCCGCGGTCTGGCGACACGGCTCTTCGGAGATGGCGTGGCGGTGTGCGAGCTGGACCCCCGCACCGTCGACCCCGACCGCGGGCTGCTCGCAGAGGAGCGTACGGCCATCGCGCGCGCGATCGAGAGCCGCCGACTCCAGTACACTGCCGGTCGTGTGTGTGCGCGAGACGCGATGCGCGCGCTCGGCGAGCCGCTGGGGCCCGTGTTGGCGGGGGAGGACCGCGCGCCAACGTTCCCGGATGGCCTCGTGGGGACCATCACGCACACCCAGTGGTGGGGCGCGGCGGCCCTCGCACGCGCCGAGACCCACGCAGCCCTCGGCATCGACGTGGAGCCCGACACGCCCCTCAAGGCACAGCTCTTCAGCAGCGTCCTCACGCCTGATGAACAGCGGGAGCTGGAGCTCCATCCCGAGCCGCTCCGCGGGCTGTTCGGGAAGCTCATTTTCAGCGCGAAGGAGTGCGCGTACAAGTGCCAGTACACGGTCTCCCGAACCTTCTACGGGTTTCACGGGATGCGCATCGAGCTCCCCCCGGGCCTCTCGGAGCTCCCCGAGGACGGCACGTTTCGCGCCATCTTCTTGCGCGACGCGGGTGAGTTCAGGACGGGCGACGCCATCGAAGGGCGCTTCGTGCGCGCGGCCGGGTACGTCATGACGGGCGCCGAGCTCCTGCGGGACTCCCGTGGGCGCTGA